The following coding sequences lie in one Rothia sp. SD9660Na genomic window:
- a CDS encoding BMP family ABC transporter substrate-binding protein, producing the protein MAFSRKHVASTGSILGISALLLSACGAAPEESSSASGEAADYKGCVVSDFGGFQDKSFNQNSYKGLQDAVSELGIDMAEAQSSSDTDYAPNVNGMIQQGCNITVTVGFALSDTTKEVAEANPESHFAIVDDNAIDLPNVRPIIFDTAQAAFQAGYLAAAQTKTGKVATYGGAQYPTVTIFMDGFAQGVAYYNEQKDANVELLGWNVESQSGTFTGDFEDAAKGKTNTQTFLDQGADIILPVAGPVGSGTLEAVKEYNATNPENPASVVWVDSDGVETNPNFSDIILTSIMKKMDAAVTETIKSDFEGNFTAEPYVGTLENDGVGLSPFHDFDSAVSDETKAELDKIKEDIIAGTITIESEASPK; encoded by the coding sequence ATGGCTTTCTCACGTAAGCACGTTGCTTCCACCGGTTCCATTCTGGGCATCTCAGCCCTGCTTCTGTCAGCTTGCGGCGCTGCCCCCGAAGAATCATCATCAGCTTCCGGCGAAGCAGCCGACTACAAGGGTTGCGTCGTTTCTGACTTCGGTGGCTTCCAGGATAAGTCCTTCAACCAGAACTCCTACAAGGGCCTGCAGGACGCCGTATCTGAGCTTGGCATCGACATGGCAGAAGCACAGTCTTCATCAGATACCGACTACGCTCCTAACGTTAACGGTATGATCCAGCAGGGCTGCAACATCACTGTTACTGTTGGCTTCGCTCTGTCAGACACCACTAAGGAAGTCGCAGAGGCAAACCCTGAATCACACTTTGCAATCGTTGACGATAACGCCATCGACCTGCCCAATGTTCGTCCCATCATCTTCGATACCGCCCAGGCTGCCTTCCAGGCAGGCTACCTTGCAGCTGCTCAGACCAAGACCGGTAAGGTAGCAACCTACGGTGGTGCCCAGTACCCCACCGTCACCATCTTCATGGATGGCTTTGCTCAGGGCGTTGCCTACTATAATGAGCAGAAGGACGCCAACGTTGAACTCCTGGGTTGGAATGTAGAGAGCCAGTCAGGTACCTTCACTGGTGACTTCGAAGACGCTGCTAAGGGCAAGACCAACACCCAGACCTTCTTGGATCAGGGCGCTGACATCATCCTGCCCGTTGCAGGCCCCGTAGGTTCCGGTACCCTCGAAGCCGTCAAGGAGTATAACGCCACTAACCCTGAGAACCCCGCATCGGTTGTTTGGGTTGACTCAGACGGCGTTGAAACCAACCCCAACTTCTCAGACATTATCCTGACCTCCATCATGAAGAAGATGGACGCAGCTGTCACCGAAACCATCAAGTCTGACTTCGAAGGTAACTTCACCGCTGAACCCTACGTCGGCACCCTTGAGAATGACGGTGTTGGCCTGTCACCCTTCCACGACTTTGACTCAGCAGTCTCAGACGAAACCAAGGCTGAACTCGACAAGATCAAGGAAGACATCATCGCCGGTACCATCACCATCGAATCAGAGGCTTCACCCAAGTAG
- a CDS encoding amidohydrolase produces MTSSTAAAHTLNLGTPIFAQRIRSLLPELIKFRRDVHQNPELSYLENKTTERIFRTLTEAGLAPKHLKGTGCYVDVGSGSMAAALRADIDALPIQEETDLPYASQVDGVMHACGHDIHQTVMLGVAIALHRLHSETPLGGTIRIIFQPAEEQLPGGAVDVIAQGILEGVPRAFALHCEPKVDVGKIGTRIGAITSASDTIKITLKGRGGHTSRPHLTEDVIYALSQIAINVPAVLSRKTDVRSGVLVAWGQIEAGVAPNAIPSTAFLAGTMRCLDADVWKQAGAMLDEVVDQIAAPYNVEVELEHFRGVPPSVNTEDEVAMIEAASRVELGEDSVVLVEQSMGGEDFAWMLQEVPGALIRLGTRVPGGVTYDLHRGDYAPDERAIEYGVQVMAATALRAIRSELPRS; encoded by the coding sequence CAGCCGCGCACACCCTGAACCTGGGCACCCCTATCTTTGCCCAGCGCATTCGCTCTCTCCTGCCTGAACTCATTAAGTTCCGCAGGGACGTCCACCAGAACCCTGAGCTTTCCTACTTAGAGAACAAGACGACCGAGCGTATTTTTCGTACCCTCACCGAAGCGGGGCTGGCCCCCAAACACTTGAAAGGTACCGGCTGTTATGTGGATGTAGGTTCTGGCTCGATGGCTGCAGCCCTACGAGCCGATATTGATGCCCTGCCGATTCAGGAGGAAACCGACCTGCCCTACGCATCGCAGGTCGATGGCGTCATGCACGCCTGCGGCCACGATATTCACCAGACCGTCATGCTGGGCGTAGCTATTGCCCTGCACCGGCTACATAGCGAAACTCCACTGGGCGGCACCATCCGCATTATCTTCCAGCCCGCTGAAGAGCAGTTGCCCGGCGGGGCGGTGGACGTCATTGCCCAGGGTATCCTTGAGGGGGTGCCCCGCGCCTTTGCCCTGCACTGCGAACCCAAGGTTGACGTGGGTAAAATTGGAACCCGCATCGGTGCTATTACCAGTGCCTCCGATACCATCAAAATCACTCTCAAAGGCCGCGGTGGGCACACCTCCCGCCCCCACCTGACCGAAGACGTTATTTACGCGCTCTCTCAAATTGCTATTAACGTGCCGGCGGTGCTTTCTCGCAAGACGGACGTGCGCTCCGGCGTGCTGGTTGCCTGGGGGCAGATTGAGGCGGGGGTGGCTCCCAATGCTATTCCGTCTACCGCTTTTTTGGCGGGTACCATGCGCTGTCTGGATGCGGATGTCTGGAAGCAGGCCGGCGCCATGCTTGATGAAGTGGTCGACCAGATTGCTGCCCCCTACAACGTAGAAGTTGAACTGGAGCATTTCCGGGGAGTGCCGCCGTCCGTCAATACCGAAGATGAGGTGGCCATGATTGAGGCGGCCTCCCGCGTGGAGCTGGGGGAGGACTCTGTGGTTCTGGTGGAGCAGTCCATGGGCGGGGAAGACTTTGCCTGGATGCTCCAGGAAGTGCCCGGCGCCCTGATTCGTTTGGGCACCCGTGTACCCGGCGGAGTAACATACGACCTGCACCGGGGTGACTATGCGCCGGACGAGCGCGCCATCGAGTACGGGGTGCAGGTGATGGCTGCAACCGCGCTGCGGGCTATCCGCTCGGAGCTACCTCGCAGTTAA